One genomic window of Actinoplanes lobatus includes the following:
- the rpsP gene encoding 30S ribosomal protein S16, with protein sequence MAVKIRLLRMGKIRNPQYRIVVADSRTKRDGRAIEYIGIYQPKEHPSVIEVKSERVQYWLSVGAQPSEPVQRILEKTGDWQKFKGLPAPAPLLVAPSKQSKAEVFDAESKAAAGVADKPATAKKAPKPVEAAEPNREAVAETAEDPAGAGADAS encoded by the coding sequence GTGGCCGTTAAGATCCGGCTCCTGCGGATGGGCAAGATCCGCAACCCGCAGTACCGCATCGTCGTCGCCGACTCGCGCACCAAGCGTGACGGCCGCGCCATCGAGTACATCGGCATCTACCAGCCGAAGGAACACCCCTCGGTCATCGAGGTCAAGTCCGAGCGCGTGCAGTACTGGCTCTCCGTCGGCGCTCAGCCGTCCGAGCCGGTGCAGCGCATCCTGGAGAAGACCGGCGACTGGCAGAAGTTCAAGGGCCTGCCCGCTCCGGCCCCGCTGCTGGTCGCGCCGAGCAAGCAGAGCAAGGCCGAGGTGTTCGACGCCGAGTCGAAGGCCGCCGCCGGCGTCGCCGACAAGCCCGCCACCGCGAAGAAGGCGCCGAAGCCCGTTGAGGCCGCCGAGCCGAACCGCGAGGCTGTCGCCGAGACCGCTGAGGACCCGGCCGGTGCCGGCGCCGACGCGAGCTGA
- a CDS encoding RNA-binding protein: protein MPAPTRADGALRPALEHLVKGIVDNPDDVRVRLVDSRRGKRLEVRVHPEDLGTVIGRGGRTAKALRQVIGSIGGRGIRVDIVDAY from the coding sequence GTGCCGGCGCCGACGCGAGCTGACGGGGCGCTCCGGCCCGCGCTGGAGCACCTCGTCAAGGGCATCGTCGACAACCCGGACGACGTCCGGGTCCGGCTGGTCGACTCGCGCCGCGGCAAGCGGCTCGAGGTTCGCGTGCACCCCGAGGACCTGGGAACGGTCATCGGGCGTGGCGGCCGGACGGCCAAGGCCCTGCGTCAGGTGATCGGGTCGATCGGCGGTCGTGGCATCCGGGTCGACATCGTCGACGCGTACTGA
- the rimM gene encoding ribosome maturation factor RimM (Essential for efficient processing of 16S rRNA) encodes MLVVGQIGKPHGIRGEVSVVVRTDEPEERFTAGSVFITEVPRDRRVSAGPAAAPAPGARFEVPQQLTLESIRWHQGRGIAVFEGIHDRNVAEALKGVFLQVDSAGLAPPEDPEEFHDHQLVGLRVESLDGTDHGTVQRIEHAPSSDLIVLAKKGGGTALIPFVTAMVPTVDLPGGRVVVDLPEGLLDL; translated from the coding sequence CTGCTCGTCGTCGGCCAGATCGGTAAACCGCACGGCATCCGGGGCGAGGTCTCGGTGGTCGTGCGGACCGACGAGCCCGAGGAACGCTTCACCGCCGGGTCGGTGTTCATCACGGAGGTCCCCCGGGACCGCCGGGTGAGCGCCGGCCCTGCGGCCGCTCCCGCTCCCGGTGCTCGCTTCGAAGTTCCTCAACAGCTCACTCTCGAGTCGATCCGCTGGCATCAGGGCCGGGGGATCGCCGTCTTCGAGGGCATTCACGACCGCAACGTCGCCGAGGCGCTCAAGGGCGTCTTCCTCCAGGTGGACAGCGCCGGTCTGGCGCCCCCGGAGGATCCGGAGGAGTTCCACGACCACCAGCTCGTCGGGCTGCGGGTGGAGTCCCTGGACGGCACCGACCACGGCACCGTGCAGCGGATCGAGCACGCTCCGTCCTCGGATCTGATCGTGCTCGCGAAGAAGGGCGGCGGGACGGCTCTCATCCCGTTCGTCACCGCGATGGTCCCGACCGTGGACCTGCCCGGTGGCCGGGTCGTCGTCGACCTCCCGGAAGGCCTGCTCGACCTGTGA
- the lepB gene encoding signal peptidase I, with protein sequence MRSVDPMEGYRPSERRRAAMRRKEMPLWQELPLLLIVAFCLAVLIRTFLVQAFYIPSGSMENTLAIQDRVLVNKVVYDMRDPLRGEIVVFRGTDDWAPEVTEPVSNAFLAKLGRTIGDLVGVSRPGERDFIKRVIGLPGDKVACCDAQGRITVNGVGIDEAYIAEGFNSDLSQPPIAGQCTSRRFAEVTVPAGEMFVMGDHRSVSQDARCQGTVPIENIIGRAFVVVWPSDRFTSLNVPDVWKQYAEQYPSAAAAHPVKVREERPAVATDGFPVLLAVALSARSGMSLVTRRRRLRA encoded by the coding sequence ATGCGAAGCGTGGATCCGATGGAAGGCTATCGGCCGTCTGAACGACGGCGGGCCGCGATGCGGCGCAAGGAGATGCCACTGTGGCAGGAGCTGCCGCTCCTGTTGATCGTGGCGTTCTGCTTGGCCGTTCTCATCCGGACCTTCTTGGTCCAGGCCTTCTACATCCCGTCGGGGTCGATGGAGAACACCCTGGCGATCCAGGACCGGGTCCTGGTCAACAAGGTCGTCTACGACATGCGTGACCCGCTGCGCGGCGAGATCGTCGTCTTCCGCGGCACCGACGACTGGGCGCCCGAGGTCACCGAGCCGGTCAGCAACGCGTTCCTGGCCAAGCTCGGCCGGACCATCGGCGACCTGGTCGGGGTCAGCCGTCCCGGCGAGCGCGACTTCATCAAACGGGTGATCGGCCTTCCGGGTGACAAGGTGGCCTGCTGCGACGCGCAGGGCCGGATCACCGTCAACGGCGTCGGCATCGACGAGGCGTACATCGCCGAGGGTTTCAACTCCGATCTGAGCCAGCCGCCGATCGCCGGGCAGTGCACCAGCCGGCGGTTCGCCGAGGTGACCGTCCCGGCCGGTGAGATGTTCGTGATGGGCGACCACCGGTCGGTCTCCCAGGACGCCCGCTGCCAGGGGACCGTGCCGATCGAGAACATCATCGGCCGGGCCTTCGTGGTGGTCTGGCCCAGCGACCGGTTCACCAGCCTCAACGTCCCCGACGTGTGGAAACAGTACGCCGAGCAGTACCCGTCGGCGGCCGCCGCGCACCCGGTCAAGGTCCGTGAGGAGCGCCCCGCGGTGGCCACGGACGGGTTCCCGGTTCTGCTCGCAGTGGCGCTATCCGCGCGTTCCGGCATGTCGTTGGTGACTCGACGACGTAGGCTCCGAGCGTGA
- a CDS encoding SigE family RNA polymerase sigma factor, which produces MDFDGFYRDTSRRLLRYAYGLTGDPGEAQDLVQEAYARAWQRWRRVSGYDDPEAWLRLVVNRLSADRWRRLGVRRARAAAEPPLPAVDPPSEDVVLLVRAMRELPDKQRRALALHYLLDRSIAEIASESGASQNTVKSWLSRGRAALAAALGDTRATVTPEGARRAH; this is translated from the coding sequence ATGGACTTCGATGGCTTCTACCGGGACACGTCCCGGCGGCTGTTGCGATACGCGTACGGGCTCACCGGCGATCCGGGCGAGGCCCAGGATCTGGTGCAGGAGGCGTACGCGCGGGCGTGGCAGCGCTGGCGCAGGGTGTCCGGGTACGACGACCCCGAGGCCTGGCTGCGGCTGGTGGTGAACCGGCTGTCCGCGGACCGGTGGCGCCGCCTCGGGGTCCGCCGCGCGCGGGCCGCCGCCGAGCCACCGCTGCCGGCGGTCGACCCGCCGTCGGAGGACGTGGTCCTGCTGGTCCGGGCGATGCGCGAGCTGCCGGACAAGCAGCGGCGCGCCCTGGCCCTGCACTACCTGCTGGACCGGTCGATCGCCGAGATCGCCTCCGAGTCCGGGGCCTCGCAGAACACCGTCAAGTCCTGGCTGTCCCGGGGCCGTGCCGCGCTGGCGGCCGCACTCGGCGACACCCGCGCCACCGTCACCCCGGAAGGAGCCCGCCGTGCCCACTGA
- a CDS encoding DUF402 domain-containing protein, giving the protein MGFEPGRLILHRDTHHGRIAFVHPGRVVSDDDRGLLIWVARGSVIAVETTLDGRFPRDLAFADWMAAERAPRIARWRGPGVLRFFPPGANHSVWFFRDDEGVFTRYYVNLEEPAVRWDDGVAAGIDVVDQDLDIVAGPDRTWWWKDEDDFAERLAHPDLYWVPDEAAVWAEGHRVIKKIESGEFPFDGTWTGFRPDPSWPAPEELPQGWDRPVVARA; this is encoded by the coding sequence ATGGGTTTCGAGCCGGGCCGGTTGATCCTGCACCGGGACACCCACCACGGCCGGATCGCCTTCGTGCATCCCGGCCGGGTGGTCTCGGACGACGACCGTGGGCTGCTCATCTGGGTGGCCCGCGGTTCGGTGATCGCGGTCGAGACGACGCTGGACGGCCGTTTCCCGCGTGATCTCGCGTTCGCCGACTGGATGGCCGCCGAGCGGGCGCCCCGGATCGCCCGTTGGCGTGGCCCGGGTGTGCTGCGGTTCTTTCCGCCCGGAGCGAACCACTCGGTCTGGTTCTTCCGCGACGACGAGGGCGTCTTCACCCGGTACTACGTCAACCTGGAGGAGCCCGCGGTCCGCTGGGACGACGGCGTGGCGGCCGGGATCGACGTGGTCGACCAGGATCTCGACATCGTCGCCGGCCCGGACCGCACCTGGTGGTGGAAGGACGAGGACGACTTCGCCGAGCGGCTGGCCCACCCGGACCTCTACTGGGTCCCGGACGAGGCCGCCGTGTGGGCCGAGGGCCACCGCGTGATCAAGAAGATCGAGTCGGGGGAGTTCCCCTTCGACGGGACCTGGACCGGCTTCCGCCCCGACCCGTCCTGGCCGGCCCCTGAGGAACTGCCGCAGGGCTGGGACCGCCCGGTCGTGGCCCGGGCGTAA
- the lepB gene encoding signal peptidase I — translation MIDEQTEKRKGSFWRELPILLGVAILVAFLVRAFVLQTFYIPSPSMQHTLELWDRVLVNKLVYDFREPRRGEIIVFKAPTAWQSGADGEDFIKRVIGQPGDNVVCCDQQQRLVINGKSLDEPYVYVEADGTRNQVADQNFDITVPEGRLWVMGDHREASGDSLEHYEQSAAADEAGKIQDATIAVDSVVGRAFTIFWPLSRATWLTVPQEFDSIPDAGK, via the coding sequence GTGATTGACGAGCAGACCGAAAAACGCAAGGGCTCTTTCTGGCGCGAGCTCCCCATCCTGCTTGGCGTGGCGATCCTCGTCGCCTTCCTGGTCCGGGCGTTCGTGCTGCAGACGTTCTACATCCCGTCCCCCTCCATGCAGCACACGCTGGAGTTGTGGGACCGGGTGCTCGTCAACAAGCTCGTCTACGACTTCCGTGAGCCGCGCCGCGGCGAGATCATCGTCTTCAAGGCGCCGACCGCCTGGCAGTCCGGCGCCGACGGTGAGGACTTCATCAAGCGCGTCATCGGGCAGCCCGGCGACAACGTGGTCTGCTGCGACCAGCAGCAGCGGCTCGTCATCAACGGCAAGTCCCTCGACGAGCCGTATGTGTACGTCGAGGCCGACGGCACCCGCAACCAGGTCGCCGACCAGAACTTCGACATCACCGTCCCGGAGGGCCGCCTCTGGGTGATGGGTGACCACCGCGAGGCCTCCGGTGACTCGCTGGAGCACTACGAGCAGAGCGCCGCGGCCGACGAGGCCGGCAAGATCCAGGACGCGACGATCGCCGTCGACTCGGTCGTCGGCCGCGCCTTCACGATCTTCTGGCCGTTGAGCCGGGCGACCTGGCTGACCGTTCCGCAGGAGTTCGATTCCATCCCCGACGCGGGCAAGTAA
- a CDS encoding amidohydrolase family protein, producing the protein MALHVRGTVLPDGEVRDLWLVGDRVTFEPVADAETISDGGFIVPGLVDAHCHLGIAYGAKPIESVGQARELAHQDRDAGVLAIRDAGSPYPYPELDDEPGVPRLARAGRHVAAPRRYLRDIGVEVAGAEVAAAVTEQAKAGTGWVKLVGDWIDRSVGDLAPSWDAATMTAAVEAAHAAGARAAVHTFSEEGVEIMVKAGVDSVEHGTGLTLDLIDEMARRKTALVPTMINIRTFGGIADNARGKFDGYADHMIALRDRFPSVVLAAHEAGVPIYVGTDAGGGIRHGLAAEEMLYLHEAGIPAVDVLAAASWRAREWLGFPGLVEGGLADLVVYDADPRADLRVVRAPRRIVLRGAVIR; encoded by the coding sequence ATGGCGTTGCATGTGCGTGGGACGGTTCTGCCGGACGGTGAGGTCCGGGACCTGTGGCTGGTGGGGGACAGGGTCACCTTCGAGCCGGTGGCCGATGCGGAGACGATCAGCGACGGCGGGTTCATCGTGCCGGGGCTGGTCGACGCGCACTGTCACCTGGGGATCGCCTACGGGGCCAAGCCGATCGAGAGTGTCGGCCAGGCCCGGGAGCTGGCCCATCAGGATCGTGACGCGGGAGTGCTGGCGATCCGGGACGCGGGCTCGCCGTACCCGTACCCCGAATTGGACGACGAACCGGGCGTGCCGCGCCTCGCCCGCGCCGGGCGGCACGTGGCCGCGCCCCGCCGCTATCTGCGCGACATCGGCGTCGAGGTGGCCGGTGCGGAGGTCGCCGCCGCCGTGACCGAGCAGGCGAAGGCCGGGACCGGCTGGGTGAAGCTGGTCGGCGACTGGATCGACCGTTCGGTGGGGGATCTCGCCCCGAGCTGGGATGCCGCGACCATGACCGCCGCCGTCGAGGCCGCGCACGCCGCGGGCGCCCGCGCCGCCGTCCACACCTTCTCCGAGGAGGGGGTGGAGATCATGGTGAAGGCCGGGGTCGACTCGGTGGAGCACGGCACCGGGCTCACCCTGGACCTGATCGACGAGATGGCCCGGCGGAAGACCGCGCTGGTGCCCACGATGATCAACATCCGGACGTTCGGGGGCATCGCCGACAACGCGCGCGGCAAGTTCGACGGGTACGCCGACCACATGATCGCGCTGCGCGACCGGTTCCCGTCGGTGGTGCTGGCCGCGCACGAGGCCGGCGTCCCGATCTACGTGGGCACCGACGCGGGCGGCGGCATCCGGCACGGGCTGGCCGCCGAGGAGATGCTCTACCTGCACGAGGCCGGCATCCCGGCGGTCGACGTGCTGGCCGCCGCCTCCTGGCGGGCGCGCGAGTGGCTGGGTTTCCCCGGCCTGGTCGAGGGCGGTCTCGCCGACCTGGTGGTCTACGACGCCGACCCGCGCGCCGACCTGCGCGTGGTGCGGGCCCCGCGCCGGATCGTGCTGCGCGGGGCCGTCATCAGGTGA
- a CDS encoding Uma2 family endonuclease: MTAALQLPDKQDWTIDDLASLPPDLNYELIDGRLILPSPTGLHQILGNKIATALEHGCPEGYSVVTDYSMEVDRRNEPRPDVVVVHDSVILRTPAPIDRAILAVEIISPSSHWRDMHAKARVYAMAGIGTYLVVDPVTFDHGVVLTESRISDRGDYEIVTSTSEVFETEKPFPIKINLGVFTALRDKYLAARDDA; the protein is encoded by the coding sequence GTGACCGCTGCCCTTCAGTTGCCTGACAAGCAGGACTGGACCATCGACGACCTGGCCAGCCTTCCGCCGGATCTCAACTATGAGTTGATCGACGGAAGGCTGATCTTGCCGTCCCCTACCGGCCTACATCAGATCCTTGGAAACAAGATCGCGACCGCTCTGGAGCACGGCTGTCCTGAGGGCTACAGCGTCGTGACCGACTACTCGATGGAGGTCGATCGCCGCAATGAGCCTCGGCCGGATGTCGTGGTGGTGCACGACAGCGTCATCCTGAGGACTCCCGCACCCATCGATCGGGCGATCCTCGCTGTTGAGATCATCTCGCCCAGTTCGCACTGGCGTGACATGCATGCCAAGGCGCGTGTCTACGCCATGGCCGGCATTGGCACTTACCTGGTCGTCGACCCGGTCACCTTCGATCATGGCGTGGTGCTGACCGAGTCCCGGATCAGCGACAGGGGCGACTACGAGATCGTCACCAGCACCAGTGAGGTCTTCGAGACCGAGAAACCCTTTCCGATCAAGATCAACCTTGGGGTGTTCACGGCGTTGCGTGATAAATACCTCGCTGCACGGGACGATGCTTGA
- the rplS gene encoding 50S ribosomal protein L19: MNTLDALDAQSRRTDLPDFRAGDTLKVHARVVEGNRSRVQVFQGVVIARHGAGLRETFKVRKISFGVGVERTYPINSPAIDRIEVITRGDVRRAKLYYLRELRGKKAKIKELREKQTV; the protein is encoded by the coding sequence ATGAACACGCTGGACGCTCTTGACGCCCAGTCGCGGCGTACCGACCTTCCCGACTTCCGGGCCGGTGACACGCTCAAGGTGCACGCCCGGGTCGTCGAAGGTAACCGCTCCCGTGTCCAGGTCTTCCAGGGCGTCGTGATCGCCCGCCACGGCGCCGGTCTGCGTGAGACCTTCAAGGTCCGCAAGATCAGCTTCGGTGTCGGCGTCGAGCGGACCTACCCGATCAACAGCCCGGCGATCGACCGGATCGAGGTCATCACCCGTGGTGACGTCCGCCGCGCCAAGCTCTACTACCTGCGTGAGCTCCGTGGCAAGAAGGCCAAGATCAAGGAGCTTCGGGAGAAGCAGACCGTCTGA
- the proS gene encoding proline--tRNA ligase, which yields MARVLTPRAEDFPRWYQDLIAKAQLADNGPVRGTMVIRPVGYAIWERMQADMDARIKEQGVQNAYFPLFIPENYLRREADHVEGFSPELAVVTHAGGKELAEPLVVRPTSETVIGEFMAKWVDSYRDLPLLLNQWANVVRWELRPRTFLRTTEFLWQEGHTAHATEADAREHARDIHRNVYQAFMEEFLAIPVIPGRKTRGERFAGATNTMTVEAMMGDGKALQMGTSHELGQNFAKAFDITYSSAERTVEHAWTTSWGTSTRMVGGLIMVHGDDNGLRLPPRLAPIQVQIMVVKAGEGVAEAAAQLTADLKTAGVRVKLDDRADVPFGRRAVDAELQGIPIRIEVGPRDLANGNAVVARRIDGTKSPVALAEVVNEVVAALKADQQRLFDDALAFRVERTVEVKTLAEAIEAAQTGFARVPWSAVGEAGEKEANGKAVTVRCLTREDGSMPESDEEPDLIAYLARSY from the coding sequence ATGGCTCGCGTGCTCACTCCCCGTGCGGAGGACTTCCCCCGCTGGTACCAGGACCTCATCGCCAAGGCGCAGCTCGCCGACAACGGCCCGGTGCGCGGGACGATGGTGATCCGTCCGGTCGGCTACGCGATCTGGGAGCGGATGCAGGCCGACATGGACGCCCGGATCAAGGAGCAGGGCGTCCAGAACGCCTACTTCCCGCTCTTCATCCCGGAGAACTACCTGCGCCGTGAGGCCGACCACGTGGAGGGCTTCTCGCCGGAGCTGGCCGTGGTCACCCACGCCGGCGGCAAGGAGCTGGCCGAGCCGCTGGTCGTGCGCCCCACCAGCGAGACCGTGATCGGCGAGTTCATGGCCAAGTGGGTCGACTCGTACCGTGATCTGCCTCTCCTGCTCAACCAGTGGGCCAACGTGGTCCGGTGGGAGCTGCGCCCGCGGACCTTCCTGCGGACCACCGAGTTCCTCTGGCAGGAGGGCCACACCGCGCACGCCACCGAGGCCGACGCGCGGGAGCACGCCCGGGACATCCACCGCAACGTCTACCAGGCGTTCATGGAGGAGTTCCTGGCCATCCCGGTCATCCCGGGCCGCAAGACCCGTGGTGAGCGTTTCGCCGGAGCCACCAACACGATGACCGTCGAGGCCATGATGGGCGACGGCAAGGCGCTCCAGATGGGCACCTCGCACGAGCTCGGGCAGAACTTCGCGAAGGCGTTCGACATCACCTACTCGTCGGCCGAGCGGACCGTCGAGCACGCCTGGACCACCTCGTGGGGCACGTCCACCCGGATGGTCGGCGGCCTGATCATGGTGCACGGCGACGACAACGGCCTGCGGCTTCCGCCGCGGCTCGCGCCGATCCAGGTCCAGATCATGGTGGTCAAGGCGGGCGAGGGCGTCGCGGAAGCGGCGGCCCAGCTCACGGCAGACCTCAAGACCGCGGGTGTACGGGTGAAGCTCGACGACCGCGCGGACGTCCCGTTCGGCCGGCGCGCCGTGGACGCCGAGCTCCAGGGCATCCCGATCCGGATCGAGGTCGGCCCGCGTGACCTGGCCAACGGCAACGCCGTGGTGGCCCGCCGGATCGACGGCACCAAGTCGCCGGTCGCCCTGGCCGAGGTGGTGAACGAGGTCGTCGCCGCCCTCAAGGCCGACCAGCAGCGGCTCTTCGACGACGCGCTGGCGTTCCGGGTGGAGCGCACCGTCGAGGTGAAGACGCTCGCCGAGGCGATCGAGGCGGCGCAGACCGGGTTCGCCCGGGTGCCGTGGTCGGCGGTCGGCGAGGCCGGCGAGAAGGAGGCGAACGGCAAGGCCGTCACGGTCCGCTGCCTCACCCGCGAGGACGGCTCGATGCCGGAGTCGGACGAGGAGCCGGACCTGATCGCCTACCTGGCCCGCTCCTACTGA
- the trmD gene encoding tRNA (guanosine(37)-N1)-methyltransferase TrmD codes for MKVDIVSIFPDYFAPLELSLIGKARTTGTLELAVHDLRTWTSDVHRTVDDTPYGGGPGMVMRPEPWGQALDAVASPGATLIVPSPVGRPFTQADAHELATLPHLVFACGRYEGIDQRVIDDAADRMPVREVSLGDYVLFGGEVAVIVIMEAVTRLLPGVLGNADSLTEESHAAGLLEAPVYTKPQSWRDREVPEVLRSGDHGRIARWRREQSLLRTASRRPDMYATYPPENLDKKDRVALTEAGFQIPPPRVAE; via the coding sequence GTGAAGGTCGACATCGTCTCGATCTTCCCGGACTATTTCGCGCCGCTCGAGCTCTCGCTGATCGGCAAGGCGCGGACCACCGGGACGCTCGAGCTCGCTGTGCACGATCTGCGTACCTGGACATCCGACGTGCACCGGACCGTGGACGACACCCCGTACGGCGGTGGCCCGGGCATGGTGATGCGGCCGGAGCCGTGGGGCCAGGCCCTGGACGCGGTCGCCTCGCCGGGCGCCACGCTGATCGTGCCGTCCCCGGTCGGCAGACCGTTCACCCAGGCCGACGCCCACGAGCTGGCCACGCTTCCCCACCTGGTCTTCGCGTGCGGCCGCTACGAGGGCATCGACCAGCGGGTGATCGACGACGCCGCGGACCGGATGCCGGTGCGTGAGGTGTCGCTCGGCGACTACGTGCTCTTCGGCGGTGAGGTCGCGGTCATCGTGATCATGGAGGCGGTCACCCGCCTGCTGCCCGGGGTGCTCGGCAACGCCGACTCGCTCACCGAGGAGTCGCATGCCGCCGGCCTCCTGGAGGCCCCGGTCTACACCAAGCCGCAGTCCTGGCGCGACCGCGAGGTGCCGGAGGTGCTCCGCTCGGGCGACCACGGCCGGATCGCCCGCTGGCGGCGGGAGCAGAGCCTGCTGCGGACCGCGTCCCGCCGGCCCGACATGTATGCCACCTACCCCCCGGAGAATCTCGACAAGAAGGACCGGGTGGCGCTCACCGAGGCCGGATTTCAGATCCCGCCTCCGCGTGTGGCAGAGTAG
- a CDS encoding NUDIX hydrolase, with amino-acid sequence MTEVIDRRAGRVLLVDLVGRVLLLHGGDPARPGQRWWFTPGGGLTPGETVADAARRELFEETGLRIGPSDLGEPVHHEVTEFSYDRRQYRQEQDFFLVRVADWQVDTAGMEEAERLTITEHRWWSAAEIEASAEQIFPVDLADLLRRHTADAVPDGR; translated from the coding sequence GTGACCGAGGTGATTGACCGCCGTGCCGGCCGGGTTCTCCTGGTCGATCTGGTCGGCCGGGTCCTGCTGCTGCACGGCGGCGACCCGGCGCGCCCGGGGCAGCGCTGGTGGTTCACGCCCGGCGGCGGCCTGACACCGGGCGAGACGGTCGCCGACGCGGCCCGCCGCGAGCTGTTCGAGGAGACCGGCCTGCGGATCGGCCCGTCCGATCTGGGCGAGCCGGTCCACCACGAGGTGACCGAGTTCTCGTACGACCGTCGGCAGTACCGTCAGGAGCAGGACTTCTTCCTGGTCCGGGTGGCCGATTGGCAGGTCGACACGGCCGGGATGGAGGAGGCCGAGCGCCTCACCATCACCGAGCATCGATGGTGGTCGGCCGCCGAGATCGAGGCGAGCGCCGAGCAGATCTTCCCGGTCGACCTGGCCGACCTGCTGCGTCGGCACACCGCCGACGCCGTACCGGATGGACGTTGA
- a CDS encoding outer membrane protein assembly factor BamB family protein: MPTDLDDLFTALGRQADTLPLAGAEGARQRGRQRRARNRAVLAGVVVLAVLTGIGMTVTRERHAEPILPATTPARVRGLSPVGEPQRLGEGRMWNNARISGNRVIGFSTVGDGGHETVAVDTSTGATLWRISSRDTYYRGVAATAGAVILLRESTDFSGEIDDPQNRVLEFHDPATGTKRWELAHTDRDRLVLHDKVLVRLAGATGVTEAYDLVSGRKLWSVPAGADRPLLMDGMVTEADAHEYGSGNDALFDPSSVKAFPYTDDRLVQVTAAGRVVIRDIRNGKVRSTVQAETAGIEEVTAYEGTVYLTARTGQGLQVGTPERILHRRQAPWEWEDYAPCGRERLCVFEYQDQKARTVMIDATTGAVLRTTGAVPGNGIASLRTGRLLMSFGGEGGTALYDPDGQAMYSDNGFGGFLDDGNALTLTQDAGDRQYTARAVSTIDYQKSKIGILPEVSGRCDWDETVLTCPAGRELRIWRFTR, from the coding sequence GTGCCCACTGACCTGGACGACCTGTTCACCGCCCTGGGCCGGCAGGCCGACACGCTTCCCCTGGCCGGCGCCGAAGGGGCCCGGCAGCGCGGCCGGCAGCGCCGCGCCCGCAACCGCGCCGTGCTGGCCGGTGTCGTCGTGCTGGCGGTGCTCACCGGGATCGGCATGACCGTCACCCGGGAACGGCATGCGGAACCGATCCTCCCGGCCACCACCCCGGCCCGGGTCCGCGGCCTGTCGCCGGTCGGCGAACCGCAGCGGCTCGGCGAGGGCCGGATGTGGAACAACGCCCGGATCTCCGGGAACCGGGTGATCGGCTTCTCCACGGTCGGCGACGGTGGCCACGAGACGGTCGCCGTGGACACCTCGACCGGTGCGACCCTGTGGCGGATCTCCAGCCGGGACACGTACTACCGCGGGGTGGCGGCCACCGCCGGAGCGGTCATCCTGCTCCGCGAGTCGACCGACTTCTCCGGGGAGATCGACGACCCGCAGAACCGGGTCCTGGAGTTCCACGACCCGGCCACCGGCACGAAGCGCTGGGAACTGGCCCACACCGACCGGGACCGGCTGGTGCTGCACGACAAGGTCCTGGTCCGGCTGGCCGGCGCGACCGGGGTGACCGAGGCGTACGACCTGGTCAGCGGGCGCAAGCTGTGGTCGGTTCCGGCCGGCGCGGACCGGCCGCTGCTGATGGACGGGATGGTGACCGAGGCGGACGCGCATGAATACGGCAGTGGCAACGACGCGCTCTTCGATCCGTCCTCGGTGAAGGCCTTCCCGTACACCGACGACCGTCTGGTCCAGGTGACCGCGGCCGGCCGGGTGGTGATCCGGGACATCCGCAACGGCAAGGTCCGGTCGACCGTCCAGGCGGAGACGGCCGGCATCGAGGAGGTGACCGCATACGAGGGAACCGTCTACCTCACCGCGCGTACCGGCCAGGGGCTACAGGTCGGCACCCCGGAGCGGATCCTGCACCGTCGGCAGGCTCCCTGGGAGTGGGAGGACTACGCCCCGTGCGGGCGTGAACGGCTCTGCGTCTTCGAGTACCAGGATCAGAAGGCCCGCACCGTCATGATCGACGCCACCACCGGGGCGGTGCTGCGGACCACCGGGGCGGTGCCGGGCAACGGGATCGCCTCGCTGCGGACCGGCCGTCTCCTGATGAGCTTCGGCGGCGAGGGCGGCACCGCGCTCTACGACCCGGACGGCCAGGCGATGTACTCCGACAACGGGTTCGGCGGCTTCCTCGACGACGGCAACGCGCTCACCCTCACCCAGGACGCGGGCGATCGTCAGTACACCGCCCGCGCTGTCTCCACCATCGACTACCAGAAGAGCAAGATCGGCATCCTCCCGGAGGTCTCCGGGCGGTGCGACTGGGACGAGACGGTGCTGACCTGCCCGGCCGGGCGGGAGCTGCGGATCTGGCGCTTCACCCGCTGA